A region of Chiloscyllium plagiosum isolate BGI_BamShark_2017 chromosome 37, ASM401019v2, whole genome shotgun sequence DNA encodes the following proteins:
- the LOC122541412 gene encoding uncharacterized protein LOC122541412 isoform X1: MYITLVHQDKNSKFVTMVTERWSTAPFFLLFSISLSGMDAGDVVQAPKNIHIMQGQSVILNCSFRLQGLGTYSWRRDDIPIDFDSPRYKQRITKADTNAFKLRKDASIQIKNMTECDSGRYFCEIEIMGKQKSTGNGTMVTVERHACDKERPLKALPFDWIWIAVAGGVTLLVTLSLLVVIIILARRNKAYALLVRECSSFDFAKEQELPQRNKVRNPAQHQRDDAYLHCHGNEPKPKKKRPHPPRRNVE; this comes from the exons ATGTACATCACCCTAGTGCATCAGGATAAGAATTCAAAG TTCGTAACAATGGTGACAGAACGGTGGTCAACAGCCCCTTTCTTCCTTCTCTTTTCAATTTCTCTTTCAG GTATGGACGCTGGTGATGTAGTTCAAGCTCCCAAAAACATTCATATAATGCAAGGCCAGAGTGTGATTTTGAACTGCTCCTTTCGTTTGCAAGGACTGGGTACCTACAGCTGGAGAAGGGACGACATTCCTATAGACTTTGACTCACCAAGATACAAACAAAGAATTACAAAAGCTGACACTAATGCTTTCAAGTTGAGGAAAGACGCATCCATTCAAATTAAGAATATGACAGAGTGCGATtctggcagatatttctgtgagATTGAAATAATGGGGAAACAGAAGAGTACAGGCAATGGAACCATGGTTACCGTGGAACGGC ATGCTTGTGATAAAGAAAGGCCTTTAAAAGCCTTGCCATTTGACTGGATATGGATTGCAGTGGCAGGAGGAGTCACGCTGCTGGTCACTCTGTCGCTGCTTGTGGTAATCATAATTCTTGCTCGACGAAACAAAG CATACGCTTTGCTTGTCAG AGAATGTTCCTCATTCGATTTTGCAAAAGAACAGG AATTACCACAAAGGAACAAAGTGCGAAATCCTGCCCAGCATCAG cgtGATGATGCTTACCTTCACTGCCATGGCAATGAACCCAAACCAAAGAAAAAACGCCCACATCCTCCAAGGAGAAACGTGGAGTAG
- the LOC122541412 gene encoding uncharacterized protein LOC122541412 isoform X2, with protein sequence MVTERWSTAPFFLLFSISLSGMDAGDVVQAPKNIHIMQGQSVILNCSFRLQGLGTYSWRRDDIPIDFDSPRYKQRITKADTNAFKLRKDASIQIKNMTECDSGRYFCEIEIMGKQKSTGNGTMVTVERHACDKERPLKALPFDWIWIAVAGGVTLLVTLSLLVVIIILARRNKAYALLVRECSSFDFAKEQELPQRNKVRNPAQHQRDDAYLHCHGNEPKPKKKRPHPPRRNVE encoded by the exons ATGGTGACAGAACGGTGGTCAACAGCCCCTTTCTTCCTTCTCTTTTCAATTTCTCTTTCAG GTATGGACGCTGGTGATGTAGTTCAAGCTCCCAAAAACATTCATATAATGCAAGGCCAGAGTGTGATTTTGAACTGCTCCTTTCGTTTGCAAGGACTGGGTACCTACAGCTGGAGAAGGGACGACATTCCTATAGACTTTGACTCACCAAGATACAAACAAAGAATTACAAAAGCTGACACTAATGCTTTCAAGTTGAGGAAAGACGCATCCATTCAAATTAAGAATATGACAGAGTGCGATtctggcagatatttctgtgagATTGAAATAATGGGGAAACAGAAGAGTACAGGCAATGGAACCATGGTTACCGTGGAACGGC ATGCTTGTGATAAAGAAAGGCCTTTAAAAGCCTTGCCATTTGACTGGATATGGATTGCAGTGGCAGGAGGAGTCACGCTGCTGGTCACTCTGTCGCTGCTTGTGGTAATCATAATTCTTGCTCGACGAAACAAAG CATACGCTTTGCTTGTCAG AGAATGTTCCTCATTCGATTTTGCAAAAGAACAGG AATTACCACAAAGGAACAAAGTGCGAAATCCTGCCCAGCATCAG cgtGATGATGCTTACCTTCACTGCCATGGCAATGAACCCAAACCAAAGAAAAAACGCCCACATCCTCCAAGGAGAAACGTGGAGTAG